The nucleotide window GCCGCTGCTGGACGGCGGCACCAGCGAGTACGACGAGTCCTCCGCCGGCCCGGAGTGATCCGGGTCCGCCAGACGCGGCGCGTACCGGGTGACGAACTCGCGGAAGCGGCGGCCGGCCAGCGACGGCGCGCGATCGGCGTGCCAGGCCAGCCCCACCGGCCGGTACGCGTCGTGCTCGGCGAGCGGGACCAGCCGCACCCCGGCCGGCGGCGGCGCGCCGTCACCGGCCGGCACCACCGAGATGCCGACCCCGGCGGCCACCAGGCTGACGATGGTGGCCACCTCCCCGCTCTCGGCGGTCACCGCCGGGGTGACGCCGGCCCGGTGGAAGATCTGGCAGGTGATCTGGCGCAGCCCCAGGGCGCGCCCCATGATGATCAGCCGCTCGTCGGCCAGTTCGGCCAGACGGACCTCGGCGCGGCCGGCCAGCGGATGGCCGGCCGGCACCGCCAGCCGCAGCGGCTCGTCGCACAGTGGCAGCCAGCCGATGCGCCGGTCGGACGGGCGCGGACTGGTCACGGCGGCGTCCACGGCGCCCTCCAGCAGCAGCCCCGGCAGGTTCTCCGCGGCCTGGGGATGCAGGGTGAACCCGGCGTCGGGCACCTCGCGCTGGTAGCCGCCGACGAGCCGGGGGACCAGCCAACTGCCCAGTGAGTGCGCGAACCCCAGGGCGAGCGTGTCGCGGGGCGGCTCCAGCAGCGCGGCGATCCGGCCCTGCGCGGCGTCGAGTTCGTCCAGCGCGCGCTGCGCGTGGCGGCGGAAGACCCGGCCGTAGTCGTTGAGCCGCAGCCGCTGCCGTTCCCGGTCGAACAGCGCGGTGCCGACGCCTCGTTCGAGCCGGCGCAGCGCGCGGGAGAGCGTCG belongs to Streptantibioticus cattleyicolor NRRL 8057 = DSM 46488 and includes:
- a CDS encoding LysR family transcriptional regulator; its protein translation is MTIDELRWFLALAETGHVTETAARLHIDQSTLSRALRRLERGVGTALFDRERQRLRLNDYGRVFRRHAQRALDELDAAQGRIAALLEPPRDTLALGFAHSLGSWLVPRLVGGYQREVPDAGFTLHPQAAENLPGLLLEGAVDAAVTSPRPSDRRIGWLPLCDEPLRLAVPAGHPLAGRAEVRLAELADERLIIMGRALGLRQITCQIFHRAGVTPAVTAESGEVATIVSLVAAGVGISVVPAGDGAPPPAGVRLVPLAEHDAYRPVGLAWHADRAPSLAGRRFREFVTRYAPRLADPDHSGPAEDSSYSLVPPSSSGIRRWAAGRESQRSA